The Marinilongibacter aquaticus genome has a window encoding:
- a CDS encoding aminotransferase class IV — MYHCYKNGQIKPFNEVQIGVNELGLLRGYGLFDYFRTYNQSPFQWDWYWNRFANSAQKLGISVPISKEKAQEIVSELIGLSPEKECAIRFVLTGGISLDGLSSEEPTFFILSEKISDPSEKEYTQGIKVESREYLRDMPEIKSTDYKFLLKIRPELIKNESKDVLFVKDGYISELSRSNIFLINNNSLITPSENILHGITRKTVLELAKDDFNIEERPVTFQELLQAEEVFTTSSTKKVLGIFQIDNQTIGQGKVGPKTHSILAKFNALTQSWAG, encoded by the coding sequence ATGTATCATTGCTATAAAAACGGCCAAATAAAACCTTTCAACGAAGTACAAATTGGCGTCAACGAACTCGGTCTTCTACGCGGATATGGCTTATTCGATTACTTTAGAACTTACAACCAGTCCCCTTTTCAATGGGATTGGTATTGGAATAGGTTTGCGAACTCCGCCCAAAAATTAGGCATTTCTGTGCCAATATCCAAAGAGAAAGCCCAAGAAATAGTATCCGAATTGATAGGCCTTTCGCCCGAAAAGGAGTGTGCCATTCGCTTTGTACTTACCGGCGGCATAAGCCTCGACGGCCTCAGTTCTGAAGAGCCCACATTTTTCATTCTATCCGAGAAAATTTCCGACCCTTCTGAAAAGGAATATACCCAAGGAATTAAGGTCGAAAGCCGCGAATATTTACGCGATATGCCCGAAATCAAATCGACGGATTATAAATTCCTGCTGAAAATCCGCCCAGAGTTGATCAAAAATGAATCGAAAGATGTGCTCTTTGTAAAAGACGGCTACATCAGCGAATTGAGCCGAAGCAATATTTTCTTGATCAACAACAATAGCCTGATCACGCCAAGCGAGAATATCCTTCACGGAATAACCCGCAAAACCGTGCTCGAATTGGCCAAAGACGATTTCAATATCGAAGAGAGGCCTGTGACTTTCCAAGAACTTTTACAAGCTGAAGAGGTTTTCACCACCTCCTCCACAAAGAAAGTTTTAGGCATTTTCCAAATCGACAATCAAACGATCGGACAAGGAAAAGTGGGCCCGAAGACCCACTCTATTTTGGCAAAATTCAATGCTCTTACCCAAAGCTGGGCAGGCTAA
- a CDS encoding DUF349 domain-containing protein: MEGVTIENEYAYIKDGKVFLKGYMDMPERQIGEVKRTEEEAFQYFINRYEIAVKKVEQLEESIDGAQNKGSYLTKLIQLRKRLMNFDGIGDFLPLLKRLDIKEAYLNGLIEVNQKNNFRIKNELLQEAKKLKDSTDWGPVSDKLQDIRTRWIRTGPVFKEQNDEMEQEFKDCLDTFYQNRKTFYDEQNRIIDENKAQFEALIQKSHELHSRRDLDEAFEDMKAYQREWKNVGQIPPKLLKHLYRNFKKSNSAFYDKYCRIKGIKTSRRVDPRVEAQTKMMKEAELLASAKNEAIFDSTTKAKVLLNQWKNIRVPSHLADRNVAERFRSACDKIFELSYLMKVVGRKHPTFSFLDDEQKEMVKYREMENIVRRARTDLDELEISMNHSRTGDNDMDRMMLNNLKTQKRKLLMKEVILEELRRGINS, translated from the coding sequence ATGGAGGGGGTAACTATTGAGAATGAATACGCTTACATAAAAGACGGTAAGGTATTTTTAAAAGGGTATATGGATATGCCCGAAAGACAAATTGGAGAAGTTAAACGCACGGAAGAAGAAGCTTTTCAATACTTTATCAATCGCTACGAAATTGCGGTTAAAAAAGTAGAACAACTTGAAGAAAGCATTGACGGAGCCCAAAACAAAGGTTCTTATTTGACCAAACTGATCCAGCTTCGCAAACGCTTGATGAATTTTGATGGGATTGGCGATTTCTTGCCTTTGCTCAAAAGGCTCGATATCAAAGAAGCCTATTTGAACGGGCTCATCGAAGTGAATCAGAAAAACAATTTCCGCATTAAGAATGAACTCCTACAGGAAGCCAAGAAGCTGAAAGACAGTACGGATTGGGGTCCTGTGTCGGATAAGCTTCAGGATATCCGTACTCGCTGGATTCGCACCGGCCCGGTATTCAAAGAGCAGAACGACGAAATGGAGCAGGAGTTCAAAGATTGTTTGGATACGTTTTATCAGAATAGAAAAACCTTCTACGACGAGCAAAACCGCATAATCGACGAGAATAAGGCTCAGTTTGAAGCCTTGATTCAAAAATCGCATGAACTGCATTCCCGCAGAGATTTGGACGAAGCTTTCGAAGACATGAAAGCCTATCAGAGAGAGTGGAAGAATGTGGGGCAGATTCCGCCGAAATTGCTCAAACACTTGTACCGAAATTTCAAAAAGTCGAACTCGGCTTTTTACGATAAGTATTGCAGAATCAAGGGCATCAAAACCAGCCGAAGAGTTGATCCTCGCGTTGAAGCCCAGACCAAAATGATGAAGGAGGCCGAGCTTTTGGCCAGTGCCAAGAACGAAGCCATTTTCGATTCCACCACCAAAGCCAAGGTTTTGTTGAACCAATGGAAGAATATTCGTGTACCTTCACATTTGGCCGATCGCAATGTGGCTGAACGTTTCCGTTCGGCTTGCGACAAGATTTTCGAATTGAGCTACCTGATGAAGGTGGTCGGGCGTAAACACCCCACTTTCAGTTTCTTAGACGACGAGCAGAAGGAAATGGTGAAGTATCGCGAAATGGAAAACATTGTGCGTAGAGCCCGTACCGATCTCGACGAATTGGAAATCAGTATGAACCACAGCCGTACTGGAGACAACGATATGGACAGAATGATGCTGAATAATTTGAAAACGCAAAAGCGTAAATTATTGATGAAAGAGGTCATTCTTGAAGAACTGAGAAGAGGGATAAATAGCTGA
- a CDS encoding glycosyltransferase family 39 protein, with translation MFLTKRPSDYFNYWFLLLVAHVIPTGYLLSALNKIDKPLFWGLFLLLFGGLSFFFIQRNAEAQYKSGSMLFKALKQNFLAFWNGLSKLERWLFGSLLTFLAACSGINILVMCITYPNEWDSMTGHLVKCAYYLQNGNMGRVHGTTWSIDYYPNSLPTLQILGFHLIGEKGFKLIHYVSYWVFVSTTYSISKILFSNTKGAVFAAIVAALLPSALIQAVTTETDIVQSAYLGLVVWALLMVYKTLNWKNISLLVLAVSVWMSHKITFLLIGPAVAVLLVFLLFKRTELWSKVLPTLGLFLIGVAVFVLPNGYLGNLKEADHFSLGALSAPPEMMKWHGIESYSTHDKLKNFALNGLRYSSDFLQLDGIRNTEWGQKVNEAFRFLPNKLFSRFNLERKEFWVVYPFETMGNSRLHFYKERPYWGIVSFVLVLPIVLWLVFDFFRKRESREALLLPCVFVVAAAMHFMSLCYSAPYDPIKGRYFMNMAVWCVPLLAYFFVKKRGLKFLLACGFVIGITAVLTLSHRGLYPLVGENSVFKLNRIEQLNVTRPEGTEAYANFDKLVPEDAVVALGTQQEHEDYVYPLWGRHFKRTLIPIHPFRSPVKPVPKEADFLIYSEGVLPYQEGDIQLNKGNQINDTPVPESRFYLRKLKD, from the coding sequence TTGTTCTTAACAAAGAGGCCGAGCGATTATTTCAATTATTGGTTTTTGCTGCTTGTCGCTCATGTGATACCCACGGGGTATTTGCTTTCGGCATTGAATAAAATTGACAAGCCTCTCTTTTGGGGCTTGTTTTTGCTTTTGTTTGGTGGACTTTCTTTTTTCTTCATCCAGAGAAATGCAGAAGCCCAGTACAAATCGGGCAGTATGCTTTTCAAAGCACTGAAGCAAAACTTTCTTGCCTTTTGGAATGGCTTGTCGAAACTGGAAAGGTGGCTTTTTGGCAGCTTATTGACCTTTCTGGCGGCTTGTTCGGGTATCAACATTTTGGTCATGTGCATCACCTACCCCAATGAATGGGATAGCATGACAGGCCATTTGGTCAAATGTGCATATTATTTGCAAAATGGGAATATGGGGCGTGTGCACGGCACTACCTGGTCGATCGACTATTACCCAAACTCTTTGCCGACCTTACAAATATTGGGTTTTCATTTGATAGGCGAAAAGGGCTTTAAACTCATCCATTATGTTTCATATTGGGTTTTTGTGAGCACCACCTACAGCATTTCGAAAATATTGTTTTCGAATACAAAGGGGGCTGTTTTTGCAGCGATTGTTGCCGCATTGTTGCCTTCAGCTTTGATTCAGGCGGTGACGACAGAGACCGATATCGTGCAATCGGCCTATTTGGGCTTGGTCGTTTGGGCCCTGCTGATGGTGTACAAGACCTTGAACTGGAAAAACATTTCGTTGCTTGTGTTGGCTGTCTCGGTATGGATGTCGCACAAAATAACTTTCTTGCTCATTGGTCCCGCAGTTGCGGTCTTGCTTGTTTTTTTGTTGTTCAAAAGAACTGAGCTTTGGTCGAAAGTCCTTCCCACTTTGGGCTTGTTTTTGATAGGCGTGGCTGTGTTTGTTTTACCAAACGGATATTTGGGAAACTTGAAAGAGGCCGATCATTTTAGTTTGGGAGCCTTGTCGGCCCCACCCGAAATGATGAAATGGCACGGGATTGAGTCGTATTCGACACACGACAAGCTGAAGAATTTTGCCTTGAATGGCTTGCGGTATTCGTCCGATTTTCTGCAATTGGATGGCATTCGCAATACGGAATGGGGACAAAAAGTGAATGAAGCTTTTCGTTTTTTACCGAATAAATTGTTTTCTCGTTTCAATTTGGAAAGAAAGGAGTTTTGGGTGGTTTACCCTTTTGAAACGATGGGGAATTCACGCCTGCATTTCTACAAAGAGCGGCCGTATTGGGGTATTGTCAGTTTCGTGTTGGTTTTGCCTATAGTTTTGTGGCTTGTATTCGACTTTTTCAGGAAAAGGGAATCGCGAGAAGCCTTGCTTTTGCCCTGTGTTTTTGTTGTGGCGGCGGCTATGCACTTTATGTCATTGTGTTATTCGGCTCCTTACGATCCCATCAAAGGGCGGTATTTTATGAATATGGCGGTTTGGTGTGTACCCTTGCTGGCGTATTTTTTCGTGAAAAAACGAGGGCTTAAGTTTCTGCTGGCCTGCGGTTTTGTGATTGGCATAACGGCTGTTCTGACCTTGAGTCACAGAGGCTTGTACCCTTTAGTTGGCGAGAATAGTGTGTTCAAACTAAACCGAATTGAGCAATTAAATGTTACACGTCCAGAAGGCACAGAAGCATACGCGAATTTCGATAAGCTCGTGCCCGAAGATGCGGTAGTGGCTTTGGGAACACAGCAAGAGCACGAAGACTATGTATATCCATTATGGGGCAGGCATTTCAAACGTACACTGATTCCTATTCATCCGTTCCGCTCACCGGTGAAACCCGTTCCGAAAGAAGCCGATTTCTTGATTTACTCGGAAGGCGTTTTGCCTTATCAAGAAGGAGACATTCAATTGAACAAGGGCAATCAAATAAACGACACGCCCGTGCCCGAAAGCCGTTTCTATCTGAGAAAGCTGAAGGACTGA
- a CDS encoding acyl carrier protein, with amino-acid sequence MDQNEFIQLFAEQFDETEPDEFTPETEFRSLEEWDSMVALMIIAMVDEEYNVKISGDDIRNSNTISDLMKVVESKK; translated from the coding sequence ATGGATCAAAACGAATTTATTCAACTTTTTGCCGAACAGTTTGACGAAACCGAACCCGATGAGTTTACGCCCGAAACGGAATTCAGAAGCTTGGAAGAATGGGACTCGATGGTGGCTCTTATGATTATCGCGATGGTAGACGAAGAGTACAATGTGAAGATTAGCGGAGATGATATTCGCAATTCCAATACCATATCTGACTTGATGAAGGTGGTCGAATCTAAAAAATAG
- a CDS encoding ketoacyl-ACP synthase III: MAFLEIPNVRIKGMAATLPANRKDNLTDPLVQDGEKILKNTGIQYRHVASETLCASDLCEDAAKRVLQGLGWEPESVDCLVFVRQTPDYILPATAVLLQDRLGLPTTSYAIDLAMGCSGYVFGLSNIAALMQTGSFKRGLLLVGDTISRTCSPNDKSTYPLFGDAGTATALEFDETAANLKFSFGTDGAGKDAIIIPDGGSRNPFTVDSLKEETIEEGIVRSKLQLVLDGMDVFSFGISKGPKSVKELAEHFELDLEKVDNFIFHQANLFMNEKIRKKLKIEEDKVPYCLQKFGNTSCATIPLTMISERAEILKNAEQTHVACGFGVGLSWASVYFETSKLVVSEIGFIN; encoded by the coding sequence ATGGCTTTTCTTGAAATCCCCAATGTGCGAATAAAAGGAATGGCGGCCACTTTGCCCGCCAACCGCAAAGACAATTTGACGGATCCATTGGTGCAGGACGGAGAGAAAATCTTGAAAAATACGGGCATTCAGTATCGGCATGTGGCTTCAGAAACGCTTTGTGCTTCCGATCTTTGTGAAGATGCGGCAAAACGCGTGTTGCAAGGTTTGGGTTGGGAGCCCGAATCGGTAGATTGCCTCGTATTTGTGCGTCAAACCCCCGACTATATTTTACCCGCAACGGCGGTCTTGCTCCAAGATAGGCTGGGTTTACCCACCACCTCATATGCAATTGATCTGGCCATGGGCTGCAGTGGCTATGTTTTTGGGCTGAGCAACATTGCGGCTTTGATGCAAACGGGCAGCTTCAAAAGAGGGCTGCTGTTGGTAGGAGATACCATTTCGCGAACCTGCTCGCCCAATGACAAAAGCACTTATCCGCTTTTTGGCGATGCGGGAACGGCGACTGCATTGGAATTTGATGAAACTGCAGCCAATTTGAAGTTTAGTTTTGGCACAGATGGTGCGGGAAAAGATGCGATAATTATTCCAGATGGAGGCTCGCGGAATCCGTTTACGGTTGATTCTTTGAAAGAAGAAACGATCGAAGAAGGCATTGTGCGATCAAAGCTGCAATTGGTGTTGGATGGGATGGACGTGTTTTCTTTTGGCATCAGCAAAGGGCCAAAGAGCGTGAAAGAGTTGGCAGAACATTTCGAACTGGATTTGGAAAAGGTGGATAATTTTATTTTTCATCAAGCCAACCTTTTCATGAATGAAAAGATTAGGAAAAAACTAAAAATCGAAGAGGATAAGGTGCCGTATTGCCTGCAAAAGTTCGGGAACACCAGCTGTGCCACCATTCCACTCACAATGATTTCTGAGCGTGCCGAAATTTTGAAAAATGCCGAGCAAACACACGTGGCCTGTGGCTTTGGTGTGGGCCTGTCTTGGGCTTCGGTATATTTTGAAACCTCAAAATTGGTCGTTTCGGAAATTGGGTTTATAAATTAA
- a CDS encoding ketoacyl-ACP synthase III, translated as MNTAYLKAVSYYLPERVMTNAELVREFPEWTVEKVAKKVGIDQRHISAEDEFVSDMAVKAAEKLFEEHKIDRNVVDFVMLCTQSPDYFLPTTACIVQDRLGLPTSAGAIDYNQGCSGYVYGLAMAKGLVSAGIAQNILLITSEVYSKHIHKSDKGNRTIFGDAASASLISTEGLAEIGQFELGSDGSGFENLIVKNGAMKSPKKSAAEAEDMDDFLYMNGSAIFNFTIDAVPGLVENTLKKNGVSEVDEMDWFVFHQANAFMLNHLRKRVGIDSEQFLMHMQACGNTVSATLPIVLKNHWERFRSGQKVMLVGFGVGYSWGGTVLSFK; from the coding sequence ATGAACACTGCATACCTCAAAGCTGTTTCGTATTATTTGCCCGAAAGGGTAATGACGAATGCCGAACTGGTTCGGGAGTTTCCTGAGTGGACTGTAGAAAAGGTGGCGAAAAAGGTGGGGATAGACCAAAGGCACATTTCGGCAGAAGACGAATTTGTGTCGGATATGGCGGTGAAAGCGGCCGAAAAATTATTTGAAGAGCATAAAATCGACCGCAATGTGGTGGATTTTGTCATGCTTTGTACGCAAAGTCCAGACTACTTTCTGCCCACTACGGCTTGCATAGTGCAAGACCGCTTGGGCTTGCCCACTTCCGCAGGAGCCATCGATTACAACCAGGGCTGTTCGGGTTATGTGTATGGTTTGGCAATGGCCAAGGGCTTGGTCTCGGCAGGAATTGCCCAGAATATTTTGCTCATTACGTCCGAAGTTTATTCAAAGCACATACATAAAAGCGATAAAGGAAACCGCACGATTTTTGGAGATGCGGCTTCGGCTTCTTTGATCTCAACCGAAGGTTTGGCCGAAATCGGTCAATTTGAACTGGGGAGTGACGGGAGTGGTTTTGAAAACTTGATCGTCAAAAATGGAGCAATGAAATCACCGAAGAAGTCGGCGGCTGAAGCCGAAGATATGGACGATTTCTTGTATATGAACGGCTCGGCCATTTTCAATTTCACAATCGACGCCGTACCGGGTTTGGTGGAGAATACCTTGAAAAAGAATGGGGTTTCTGAAGTGGATGAAATGGATTGGTTTGTTTTTCATCAAGCCAATGCCTTTATGTTGAATCACTTGCGGAAAAGAGTGGGCATCGATAGCGAACAGTTTTTGATGCATATGCAGGCATGCGGAAATACAGTATCGGCTACTCTGCCGATTGTTTTGAAAAACCATTGGGAACGTTTTCGTTCTGGCCAGAAAGTCATGTTGGTCGGTTTTGGTGTCGGGTATTCTTGGGGAGGAACAGTACTAAGCTTTAAATAA
- a CDS encoding PglD-related sugar-binding protein — MKGLVIIGARGFGREVYDLAKNTLAYKNGEYRIKGFLDDKEDALAAYSGYPPILSSVEEYKIEEGDVFACALGAVQPKKKYAKIILNKGGKFLNLVDQQAKVSSDISELQGVLIFAFSFVSVDVELSNFVTLQPYSCLGHDSKVGAWSHISSYATITGFVELEEEVMLQTAAKVVPKKKIGRGAMVGADSLVIKNVKPGQSVFGSPARPM, encoded by the coding sequence ATGAAAGGATTGGTCATTATTGGTGCCCGCGGTTTTGGCCGAGAGGTATACGATCTCGCAAAAAACACGCTGGCGTATAAAAACGGAGAATACCGGATAAAGGGTTTTCTCGACGACAAAGAAGATGCCTTGGCCGCCTACAGCGGATATCCACCAATTCTATCCTCTGTAGAAGAGTACAAAATCGAAGAAGGCGATGTGTTTGCCTGTGCGTTGGGTGCGGTGCAGCCGAAAAAAAAGTATGCGAAAATTATCCTCAATAAAGGCGGGAAATTTCTGAATCTGGTGGATCAGCAGGCCAAGGTAAGTTCAGATATCTCGGAATTGCAGGGCGTTTTGATTTTTGCCTTTTCTTTTGTTTCAGTCGATGTCGAACTTTCCAATTTTGTCACTTTGCAGCCCTATTCTTGCCTTGGGCACGATTCGAAAGTAGGAGCTTGGTCGCACATCAGTTCATATGCCACCATTACGGGTTTTGTAGAGCTCGAAGAAGAAGTGATGTTGCAAACAGCCGCAAAGGTTGTACCAAAGAAGAAAATAGGAAGGGGGGCTATGGTTGGAGCAGATTCTTTGGTAATTAAAAATGTAAAACCCGGCCAGTCTGTGTTTGGCAGCCCGGCACGTCCAATGTAA
- a CDS encoding glycosyltransferase family 2 protein encodes MVKVSVVMLTFKHETFIRQAIEGVLNQETDFEYELIIANDNSPDSTDDLVNEIIATHPKAYRINYYRNTENMGVMPNSNKALEMMQGQYFAACEGDDYWIDRQKLQKQVDFLDNNPECSICFHNTRIEYFEEGNSPYLLNEEIEKDVFTLDDLIGEDEIWFMATASLMIRTSAMLPLPNWLSQSKSGDIPLIILAARQGNIKYLPDVMAVYRKHAGGVSLTDHKDDEVFLRNRIFMYSKLNAETGKKYNRLFRRNIARYYFMLLKSRQFEGHYFKKLPVAFKYLELTFPDVPHGRELLRDHIFPPFIKLAYASLKKALGLWKEN; translated from the coding sequence ATGGTTAAGGTCAGTGTTGTCATGCTTACTTTCAAGCATGAAACATTTATTCGTCAGGCAATCGAAGGGGTGCTGAATCAGGAAACCGATTTTGAGTATGAACTGATTATCGCAAACGACAATTCGCCCGATTCGACAGACGATTTGGTAAACGAAATCATTGCGACACACCCCAAAGCGTACCGTATAAATTATTATCGGAACACAGAGAATATGGGCGTGATGCCCAATTCGAATAAGGCTTTGGAAATGATGCAAGGCCAATATTTTGCGGCTTGCGAAGGCGACGATTATTGGATTGATCGCCAAAAGCTTCAAAAACAAGTCGACTTTCTCGACAACAACCCCGAGTGCTCTATCTGTTTTCACAATACCCGAATCGAATATTTCGAAGAGGGAAACAGTCCTTATCTACTGAATGAAGAGATAGAAAAGGATGTATTTACCTTGGATGATTTGATCGGGGAAGATGAAATATGGTTTATGGCCACGGCGAGTTTGATGATACGCACTTCGGCCATGTTGCCTTTGCCCAATTGGCTTAGCCAGTCGAAAAGCGGCGATATTCCTTTGATTATCTTGGCGGCTCGCCAAGGCAATATCAAGTATTTGCCCGATGTAATGGCGGTGTACCGAAAACACGCGGGCGGCGTAAGCCTAACCGACCACAAGGACGATGAAGTGTTTTTGAGGAACCGTATCTTCATGTACAGCAAATTGAATGCAGAAACGGGCAAAAAATACAATCGACTTTTTCGACGAAACATTGCCCGATACTATTTTATGCTTTTGAAATCGAGGCAATTTGAAGGACATTATTTCAAGAAATTGCCCGTGGCTTTTAAATATCTTGAACTTACTTTCCCCGATGTGCCGCACGGGCGTGAACTCTTACGCGACCATATTTTTCCGCCTTTTATTAAGCTGGCGTATGCTTCGCTAAAAAAGGCCTTGGGGCTTTGGAAAGAGAATTGA
- a CDS encoding aromatic ring-hydroxylating oxygenase subunit alpha, with translation MEAHSQFLKAIVPNKHYYAEASFDLEKQKVFQDSWYYVGLSDDLSAHQDFITHEIGGKSVVVQNFKGELKAFHNVCTHRFNIIKSDKRGNGPLACPYHNWNYNKDGIPFGIPLKREFQGLDKDSLQELCLPQFNLEICGKFVFVNVSNSAPPLKDFLGETWAVLEEISGMVGRKVEYHEIPNKANWKILIENTLEGYHIASVHPTTFYKQGFNLKSAVDFDIQGDHSSMLLHLDPKAEENKKRERFHKLIKDRPFQPKGFFHQLVFPNLSIGSLFGVTVYIGTIQAVSATESIFAYDLYETNLGEGQLLDEAISEVVRYSSIEFTRTTLAEDKEICEHVQEGMSQTANEKGVLNSSEIRIWEFQKAYMKAIETAMATNNRQA, from the coding sequence ATGGAAGCACATTCTCAGTTCTTGAAGGCCATCGTGCCCAATAAACATTATTATGCCGAAGCGAGCTTTGATCTTGAAAAGCAAAAAGTTTTTCAAGATAGCTGGTATTATGTGGGCCTCTCCGATGATTTATCGGCACATCAGGATTTTATAACCCACGAGATTGGTGGGAAATCTGTGGTTGTGCAGAATTTCAAGGGCGAATTGAAGGCTTTTCACAATGTATGCACCCACCGTTTCAACATAATAAAAAGCGATAAAAGAGGAAATGGTCCTTTGGCCTGCCCTTATCACAATTGGAACTACAACAAAGACGGAATACCTTTTGGCATTCCTTTGAAAAGGGAGTTTCAGGGTTTGGATAAGGACAGTTTGCAGGAGCTTTGTTTGCCGCAATTCAATCTGGAAATATGCGGTAAATTCGTTTTTGTGAACGTATCGAATTCGGCTCCTCCGCTGAAAGATTTTCTCGGCGAAACCTGGGCTGTTCTCGAAGAAATAAGCGGTATGGTTGGCCGTAAAGTGGAATATCATGAAATTCCGAATAAGGCCAATTGGAAAATTCTGATCGAAAATACACTCGAAGGCTATCATATCGCCAGCGTGCATCCAACTACCTTTTACAAACAAGGTTTCAATTTGAAATCGGCCGTAGATTTCGATATTCAAGGAGATCATTCATCCATGTTGTTGCATTTGGATCCGAAAGCCGAGGAGAACAAAAAGAGAGAACGTTTTCACAAGCTGATTAAAGACCGCCCTTTTCAACCGAAAGGATTTTTTCATCAACTCGTTTTTCCAAATTTATCCATCGGTTCGCTTTTTGGCGTAACCGTGTACATTGGCACCATTCAAGCCGTTTCGGCGACAGAATCGATCTTTGCCTACGATTTGTACGAAACGAATTTGGGTGAAGGTCAACTTTTGGATGAAGCCATTTCGGAAGTGGTGCGGTATTCTTCAATTGAATTTACCCGTACCACATTGGCCGAAGACAAGGAAATATGTGAACATGTGCAAGAGGGTATGAGCCAAACAGCAAACGAAAAAGGTGTATTGAATTCATCGGAAATTCGCATTTGGGAATTTCAAAAAGCATACATGAAAGCCATTGAAACAGCAATGGCTACGAACAACAGACAAGCATGA
- a CDS encoding NAD(P)/FAD-dependent oxidoreductase: protein MKKEKLTVVGGGMTGLAAAYFAAKAGHSVTLLEGSDKVGGLLNTFEIGGNQLEHYYHHFFMQDAELHWLMKELGLEDDIIYTKTSMGVFRNGKIYGFNGALDLLKFKPVSFFDKIRFGFTSLYLGKVADWRKSEHIPTLKWFYKWAGKGMTEALWKPMLDIKFGPYADKVPLAWMIGRLAQRLNSRNDGDEKLAYIKGSWKTLLDKIVKELELLGVEIKTQEPLLEIQHEEGEVKGIKTAKGEYVGGKYLITIPSVYFEKVKGLPLSFGGNGVTYFGAVCTILEMNRSLSNIYWMNVADEGFPFGGVIEHTNMIPKEEYEGSHIVYLSRYFAMSEDLAQMSEDEIKERMIPPLKRINPAFSEDWIKKVYVFKTSTAATVCDLDFSKRVPYCETDLKNLYVANMAHIYPDERSTNNSIRVAAEACKVMGIDTSYVPYGASLSAKIGF from the coding sequence ATGAAGAAAGAAAAACTGACGGTGGTTGGCGGTGGAATGACCGGACTGGCCGCAGCGTATTTTGCCGCGAAGGCAGGGCATTCCGTGACATTGCTAGAAGGCTCGGATAAAGTAGGCGGATTGTTGAACACTTTTGAAATAGGGGGCAATCAGCTGGAGCATTATTACCATCATTTCTTTATGCAGGATGCCGAATTGCATTGGCTGATGAAGGAGTTGGGTCTTGAAGATGACATCATTTATACGAAAACCTCGATGGGGGTTTTTCGAAACGGAAAGATTTACGGTTTCAATGGGGCTCTCGATCTCTTGAAGTTTAAGCCCGTGAGCTTTTTCGACAAGATTAGGTTTGGGTTTACTTCGCTTTACTTGGGCAAAGTGGCCGATTGGCGTAAAAGTGAGCATATCCCGACCTTGAAATGGTTTTACAAATGGGCGGGAAAAGGCATGACAGAAGCCCTTTGGAAACCGATGCTCGACATTAAATTTGGCCCTTATGCGGATAAAGTGCCCTTGGCCTGGATGATTGGACGATTGGCCCAAAGGCTGAATTCTCGAAACGATGGCGATGAAAAACTGGCCTACATTAAGGGCAGTTGGAAAACGCTATTGGACAAGATTGTGAAAGAACTGGAGCTCTTGGGCGTAGAAATCAAAACCCAAGAACCCTTGTTAGAAATACAACATGAAGAGGGCGAAGTAAAGGGCATAAAGACGGCCAAAGGAGAATATGTTGGCGGAAAGTACCTGATAACCATTCCATCGGTTTATTTCGAAAAGGTGAAAGGTTTGCCTTTGTCTTTTGGCGGGAATGGAGTTACCTATTTTGGTGCCGTCTGTACAATCTTGGAAATGAACCGTTCGCTGTCGAATATCTATTGGATGAATGTGGCCGATGAGGGCTTTCCTTTTGGTGGTGTAATCGAGCATACAAACATGATTCCAAAAGAAGAATACGAGGGTTCGCACATTGTGTATTTGTCGCGGTATTTTGCGATGTCTGAAGATTTGGCCCAGATGAGCGAAGACGAGATCAAAGAGCGAATGATACCGCCGTTGAAACGCATCAATCCAGCGTTTTCAGAAGATTGGATCAAGAAAGTGTATGTGTTCAAAACCAGTACTGCCGCCACGGTTTGTGATCTGGATTTCTCGAAACGTGTGCCCTATTGCGAGACAGACCTTAAGAACCTTTATGTGGCGAATATGGCCCATATATACCCCGACGAACGCAGTACAAACAATTCTATTCGTGTGGCGGCCGAAGCGTGCAAGGTGATGGGGATCGATACGAGTTATGTACCTTATGGAGCTTCTTTATCCGCAAAGATAGGATTTTGA